One part of the Eptesicus fuscus isolate TK198812 chromosome 2, DD_ASM_mEF_20220401, whole genome shotgun sequence genome encodes these proteins:
- the LOC103300840 gene encoding aldo-keto reductase family 1 member C3-like encodes MRAMRHFSVKLNDGHSMPILGFGTSAPTKVSKSKVEEALERAIDIGYRHIDSAYMYLNEEEIGRAIRKKIASGTVKRDDIFYTSKLWGTFFRPELVQTGLEMSLKKLQLSYVDLFLIHFPVALKPGEEILPKDTDGKLISDTVDLCTTWEALEKCKEAGLAKSIGVSNFNVKQLEMILNKPGLKYKPVCNQVECHLYLNQSKLLNFCKSKDIVLTAYGALGSDPEKEWVTKNYPVILEDPVLNAVAEKHQRTAAQVALRYQLQRGLVVLAKSFTEKRIRENFQVFDFQLTPEDMETLDGLNRNLRYFKDTYFADHPDYPFNDEY; translated from the exons atgCGTGCAATGAGACACTTTTCTGTGAAGCTGAATGATGGGCACTCCATGCCTATTCTGGGATTTGGCACCTCAGCTCCTACTAAG GTTTCTAAGAGTAAAGTGGAAGAGGCCCTCGAGAGAGCAATTGATATAGGCTATCGCCATATTGATTCAGCTTATATGTACCTAAATGAAGAAGAGATTGGGAGGGCCATCCGGAAGAAAATTGCCAGTGGCACTGTGAAGAGAGATGACATATTCTACACTTCAAAG CTGTGGGGCACCTTTTTCCGTCCAGAATTGGTCCAAACTGGCCTGGAAATGTCACTGAAGAAACTGCAGCTGAGCTATGTGGatctttttcttattcatttcccAGTAGCTTTGAAG CCTGGGGAGGAGATTTTACCAAAGGACACAGATGGGAAACTCATTTCTGACACAGTGGACCTCTGTACCACCTGGGAG gccctggagaaGTGTAAGGAGGCAGGATTGGCCAAGTCCATTGGTGTATCCAACTTTAACGTCAAGCAGCTGGAGATGATCCTGAACAAACCAGGACTCAAATACAAGCCTGTATGCAACCAG GTAGAATGTCACCTGTACCTCAACCAGAGCAAACTGCTGAACTTCTGCAAGTCCAAGGACATTGTCCTCACTGCATATGGTGCCCTGGGCTCTGACCCCGAAAAGGAGTG ggTGACCAAGAACTACCCAGTTATCCTAGAGGACCCAGTGCTCAATGCCGTTGCTGAAAAGCACCAGCGAACCGCAGCTCAGGTGGCCCTGCGTTACCAGCTGCAGCGGGGCTTGGTGGTCCTGGCCAAAAGCTTCACTGAGAAGAGAATCCGAGAGAACTTCCAG GTTTTTGATTTCCAGTTGACACCAGAGGATATGGAAACTCTAGATGGCCTCAACAGGAACCTTCGCTATTTTAAAGACACTTA TTTTGCTGATCACCCAGATTATCCATTTAATGATGAATATTGA